In Haliaeetus albicilla chromosome 2, bHalAlb1.1, whole genome shotgun sequence, a single genomic region encodes these proteins:
- the HCK gene encoding tyrosine-protein kinase HCK isoform X1: MHSGDLSFKKGERLKVLEETGEWWQARSLATGCEGFIPSNYVAPADSLETEEWFFRGISRKDAERQLLGPGNVIGSFMIRDSETMKGCYSLSVRDGDDLQGGTVKHYKIRTLDNSGFYISPRSNFNTLQELVQYYKGQSDGLCQKLTHPCCMPKPQKPWEKDAWEIPRESLRLERKLGAGQFGEVWMATYNKHIKVAVKTMKPGSMSVDAFLEEANLMKTLQHNKLVKLHAVVTKEEPIYIITEFMEKGSLLDFLKSDEGNKQLLPKLIDFSAQIAEGMAFIEKRNYIHRDLRAANILVSALLVCKIADFGLARVIEDNEYMAREGAKFPIKWTAPEAINYGSFTIKSDVWSFGILLTEIITYGRIPYPGMSSVEVIRALEHGYRMPRTENCPEELYDIMMRCWKTKPEDRPTFEYMQSILEDFFTATESQYQQQP; encoded by the exons ATGCACAGTGGGGACCTGAGCTTCAAGAAAGGGGAGCGGCTGAAGGTGCTGGAGGA GACAGGGGAGTGGTGGCAAGCGCGGTCGCTAGCAACAGGGTGCGAAGGCTTCATCCCCAGCAACTACGTTGCCCCAGCTGACTCGCTGGAGACAGAGGA GTGGTTTTTCAGGGGCATCAGCCGGAAGGATGCAGAGCGGCAGCTCCTTGGTCCTGGCAACGTGATCGGGTCCTTCATGATAAGGGACAGCGAGACGATGAAAG GCTGCTACTCACTGTCAGTGCGGGACGGGGACGACCTGCAGGGTGGCACAGTGAAGCATTACAAGATCCGGACGCTGGATAACAGCGGCTTCTACATCTCCCCGCGTAGCAACTTCAATACGCTGCAGGAGTTGGTCCAGTACTACAAGG GGCAAAGTGATGGGCTGTGCCAGAAGCTCACCCACCCCTGCTGCATGCCCAAACCGCAGAAGCCCTGGGAGAAAGATGCCTGGGAGATCCCTCGGGAGTCGCTGAGGCTGGAGAGGAAGCTGGGAGCTGGGCAGTTCGGAGAAGTGTGGATGG CTACCTACAACAAGCACATCAAGGTGGCGGTGAAGACGATGAAGCCAGGCAGCATGTCTGTGGACGCCTTCCTGGAGGAGGCGAACCTGATGAAGACGTTGCAGCACAACAAGCTGGTGAAGCTGCACGCGGTCGTCACCAAGGAGGAGCCCATCTACATCATCACTGAATTCATGGAGAAAG GGAGCTTGCTGGATTTCCTGAAGAGCGATGAGGGGAATAAGCAGCTGCTCCCGAAGCTGATCGACTTCTCTGCCCAG ATTGCAGAAGGAATGGCTTTTATtgagaagaggaactacatCCACAGAGACCTGAGAGCTGCCAATATTCTGGTGTCTGCACTACTGGTGTGCAAGATTGCAGACTTTGGACTGGCCAGAGTCATTGAAGACAACGAGTACATGGCCCGGGAAG GTGCCAAGTTTCCCATTAAATGGACTGCACCTGAAGCCATCAACTACGGATCTTTCACTATAAAATCAGACGTCTGGTCCTTTGGGATCCTCCTGACCGAGATCATTACCTACGGGCGCATCCCATACCCAG GGATGTCGAGCGTGGAGGTGATCAGGGCGCTGGAGCACGGGTACCGGATGCCCCGCACAGAGAACTGCCCCGAGGAGCTGTATGACATTATGATGAGATGCTGGAAGACCAAACCGGAGGATCGTCCCACCTTCGAGTACATGCAGAGCATCTTGGAGGATTTCTTTACTGCAACAGAGAGCCAGTATCAGCAGCAGCCATAA
- the HCK gene encoding tyrosine-protein kinase HCK isoform X2, with translation MGCVKSKEAGIQEKVIKTDTDPGPSSQQGHYVKDPTATNRRNNVPSVAVSPPEDGLGDSVVLALYDYEAMHSGDLSFKKGERLKVLEETGEWWQARSLATGCEGFIPSNYVAPADSLETEEWFFRGISRKDAERQLLGPGNVIGSFMIRDSETMKGCYSLSVRDGDDLQGGTVKHYKIRTLDNSGFYISPRSNFNTLQELVQYYKGQSDGLCQKLTHPCCMPKPQKPWEKDAWEIPRESLRLERKLGAGQFGEVWMATYNKHIKVAVKTMKPGSMSVDAFLEEANLMKTLQHNKLVKLHAVVTKEEPIYIITEFMEKGSLLDFLKSDEGNKQLLPKLIDFSAQIAEGMAFIEKRNYIHRDLRAANILVSALLVCKIADFGLARVIEDNEYMAREGAKFPIKWTAPEAINYGSFTIKSDVWSFGILLTEIITYGRIPYPGMSSVEVIRALEHGYRMPRTENCPEELYDIMMRCWKTKPEDRPTFEYMQSILEDFFTATESQYQQQP, from the exons ATGGGTTGCGTGAAGTCAAAGGAAGCTGGCATCCAAGAGAAGGTGATAAAAACCGACACCGACCCTggccccagctcccagcagggcCACTACGTGAAGGACCCCACGGCCACCAACAGGAGG AACAATGTCCCCAGCGTGGCCGTGTCGCCACCCGAGGATG GCTTGGGGGACAGCGTGGTGCTGGCGCTCTACGACTACGAGGCGATGCACAGTGGGGACCTGAGCTTCAAGAAAGGGGAGCGGCTGAAGGTGCTGGAGGA GACAGGGGAGTGGTGGCAAGCGCGGTCGCTAGCAACAGGGTGCGAAGGCTTCATCCCCAGCAACTACGTTGCCCCAGCTGACTCGCTGGAGACAGAGGA GTGGTTTTTCAGGGGCATCAGCCGGAAGGATGCAGAGCGGCAGCTCCTTGGTCCTGGCAACGTGATCGGGTCCTTCATGATAAGGGACAGCGAGACGATGAAAG GCTGCTACTCACTGTCAGTGCGGGACGGGGACGACCTGCAGGGTGGCACAGTGAAGCATTACAAGATCCGGACGCTGGATAACAGCGGCTTCTACATCTCCCCGCGTAGCAACTTCAATACGCTGCAGGAGTTGGTCCAGTACTACAAGG GGCAAAGTGATGGGCTGTGCCAGAAGCTCACCCACCCCTGCTGCATGCCCAAACCGCAGAAGCCCTGGGAGAAAGATGCCTGGGAGATCCCTCGGGAGTCGCTGAGGCTGGAGAGGAAGCTGGGAGCTGGGCAGTTCGGAGAAGTGTGGATGG CTACCTACAACAAGCACATCAAGGTGGCGGTGAAGACGATGAAGCCAGGCAGCATGTCTGTGGACGCCTTCCTGGAGGAGGCGAACCTGATGAAGACGTTGCAGCACAACAAGCTGGTGAAGCTGCACGCGGTCGTCACCAAGGAGGAGCCCATCTACATCATCACTGAATTCATGGAGAAAG GGAGCTTGCTGGATTTCCTGAAGAGCGATGAGGGGAATAAGCAGCTGCTCCCGAAGCTGATCGACTTCTCTGCCCAG ATTGCAGAAGGAATGGCTTTTATtgagaagaggaactacatCCACAGAGACCTGAGAGCTGCCAATATTCTGGTGTCTGCACTACTGGTGTGCAAGATTGCAGACTTTGGACTGGCCAGAGTCATTGAAGACAACGAGTACATGGCCCGGGAAG GTGCCAAGTTTCCCATTAAATGGACTGCACCTGAAGCCATCAACTACGGATCTTTCACTATAAAATCAGACGTCTGGTCCTTTGGGATCCTCCTGACCGAGATCATTACCTACGGGCGCATCCCATACCCAG GGATGTCGAGCGTGGAGGTGATCAGGGCGCTGGAGCACGGGTACCGGATGCCCCGCACAGAGAACTGCCCCGAGGAGCTGTATGACATTATGATGAGATGCTGGAAGACCAAACCGGAGGATCGTCCCACCTTCGAGTACATGCAGAGCATCTTGGAGGATTTCTTTACTGCAACAGAGAGCCAGTATCAGCAGCAGCCATAA
- the CCM2L gene encoding cerebral cavernous malformations 2 protein-like isoform X2 has product MDCEAKKGKKGFVSPIKRLVFPKAARRPALRSSVYRRPLHSVPLYPPDYLIDPQILLHDYVEKEVKFLGHLTWVTASLNPSSRDEVLQLLDTARQLKELPLQTTPEQDSILSLSARCLLLTWRDNEELILRIPTHEIAAASYLRDDALHLLILKTGLGVDPVPAGAHPEVAPAGVPEAFPAEKRPGGSWPEGGRLGGPMERRHTICSLDWRAARGGQEGRQGGSLERRRGGSWERRQRGRPSGSWERRQPCGGSWERRRAGTAGGSWERGTGFGSWERRHAGSNPLDPQEPCPDAYSNLIILAVPNRIIYGDQSIECVDRAGYHYTSTPTRPWLSSRSESCRTDGTYGYDADFSCCSSFNGSHETFEAYYSGASSPSFHRSHHSLATACSGSDQSGAGLEQLQDYMVTLRNKLSPQEIQQFALLLREYRLGTPVREYCAELLRLYGDRRKFLLLGMRPFIPDQDIGYFETFLESIGIREGGILTDSFGRIKRSMSNTSASAVRSYDSWSLRSESESFNRMITDITHDIEALARDEEEEEEEEEEDNYL; this is encoded by the exons ATGGACTGCGAGGccaagaaggggaagaag GGCTTTGTGTCGCCCATCAAGCGGCTGGTTTTCCCCAAGGCGGCTCGGAGGCCGGCACTCCGCAGCAGCGTCTACCGGCGGCCGCTGCACTCGGTGCCCCTCTACCCCCCCGACTACCTGATCGACCCCCAGATCCTGTTGCATGACTACGTGGAGAAGGAGGTGAAG TTTTTAGGCCACCTGACATGGGTGACAGCCTCCCTGAACCCCTCCAGCCGGGATgaggtgctgcagctgctggacaCGGCCAGA CAGCTGAAGGAGCTGCCACTGCAGACGACGCCAGAGCAGGACAGCATCCTCAGCCTCTCGGCACGCTGCCTCCTGCTCACCTGGCGCGACAATGAGGAGCTGATCCTGCGCATCCCCACCCACGAGATCGCCGCGGCGTCCTACCTGCGCGATGATGCCCTGCACCTCCTCATCCTCAAAACCG GCCTGGGAGTGGACCCGGTCCCTGCCGGAGCGCACCCCGAGGTGGCTCCGGCCGGTGTACCGGAGGCATTTCCCGCTGAGAAGCGGCCGGGGGGCTCGTGGCCGGAGGGGGGACGGCTGGGGGGTCCGATGGAGCGCCGGCACACCATCTGCAGCCTGGACTGGCgagcggcgcggggcgggcaggAAGGCCGGCAGGGCGGCAGCctggagcggcggcggggcggcagcTGGGAGCGGCGGCAGCGCGGGCGGCCCTCGGGCAGCTGGGAGCGACGGCAGCCCTGCGGCGGCAGCTGGGAGAGGCGACGGGCCGGCACTGCCGGCGGCAGCTGGGAGCGTGGCACGGGCTTCGGCAGCTGGGAGCGGCGGCACGCCGGCAGCAACCCCCTGGATCCCCAGGAGCCCTGCCCCGACGCCTACTCCAACCTCATCATCCTCGCCGTGCCCAACAGG ATCATCTACGGGGACCAGAGCATCGAGTGCGTGGACCGCGCCGGGTACCACTACACCTCCACGCCCACGCGGCCCTGGCTCTCCAGCAGGA GCGAGAGCTGCCGCACAGACGGGACGTACGGCTACGATGCCgacttcagctgctgcagctcttt CAACGGCTCCCATGAAACCTTCGAAGCGTATTACAGCGGTGCCTCCTCGCCCTCCTTCCACCGATCCCACCACAGCCTGGCCACCGCCTGCAGCGGCAGCGACCAGAGCGGCgcggggctggagcagctgcaggacTACATGGTGACG CTGCGCAACAAGCTGTCACCGCAGGAGATCCAGCAGTTCGCCCTCCTGCTCCGGGAGTATCGCCTGGGCACGCCAGTGCGGGAGTATTGCGCCGAGCTCCTGCGCCTCTATGGGGACCGCAGGAAATTTCTCCTCCTGG GAATGAGGCCCTTCATCCCTGACCAAGACATCGGGTACTTTGAGACCTTCCTGGAGAGCATCGGCATCCGCGAGGGCGGGATCCTCACCGACAGCTTCGGACGCATCAAGCGCAGCATGAGCAACACGTCAGCCTCGGCCGTGCGCAGCTACGACAGCTGGTCCCTGCGCTCCGAGTCCGAGTCCTTCAACCGCATGATCACGGACATCACCCACGACATCGAGGCGCTGGCGcgggatgaggaagaggaggaggaggaggaggaagaggacaaCTACCTGTGA
- the CCM2L gene encoding cerebral cavernous malformations 2 protein-like isoform X1 — MDCEAKKGKKGFVSPIKRLVFPKAARRPALRSSVYRRPLHSVPLYPPDYLIDPQILLHDYVEKEVKFLGHLTWVTASLNPSSRDEVLQLLDTARQLKELPLQTTPEQDSILSLSARCLLLTWRDNEELILRIPTHEIAAASYLRDDALHLLILKTGLGVDPVPAGAHPEVAPAGVPEAFPAEKRPGGSWPEGGRLGGPMERRHTICSLDWRAARGGQEGRQGGSLERRRGGSWERRQRGRPSGSWERRQPCGGSWERRRAGTAGGSWERGTGFGSWERRHAGSNPLDPQEPCPDAYSNLIILAVPNRDAAEESCALICQVFQIIYGDQSIECVDRAGYHYTSTPTRPWLSSRSESCRTDGTYGYDADFSCCSSFNGSHETFEAYYSGASSPSFHRSHHSLATACSGSDQSGAGLEQLQDYMVTLRNKLSPQEIQQFALLLREYRLGTPVREYCAELLRLYGDRRKFLLLGMRPFIPDQDIGYFETFLESIGIREGGILTDSFGRIKRSMSNTSASAVRSYDSWSLRSESESFNRMITDITHDIEALARDEEEEEEEEEEDNYL; from the exons ATGGACTGCGAGGccaagaaggggaagaag GGCTTTGTGTCGCCCATCAAGCGGCTGGTTTTCCCCAAGGCGGCTCGGAGGCCGGCACTCCGCAGCAGCGTCTACCGGCGGCCGCTGCACTCGGTGCCCCTCTACCCCCCCGACTACCTGATCGACCCCCAGATCCTGTTGCATGACTACGTGGAGAAGGAGGTGAAG TTTTTAGGCCACCTGACATGGGTGACAGCCTCCCTGAACCCCTCCAGCCGGGATgaggtgctgcagctgctggacaCGGCCAGA CAGCTGAAGGAGCTGCCACTGCAGACGACGCCAGAGCAGGACAGCATCCTCAGCCTCTCGGCACGCTGCCTCCTGCTCACCTGGCGCGACAATGAGGAGCTGATCCTGCGCATCCCCACCCACGAGATCGCCGCGGCGTCCTACCTGCGCGATGATGCCCTGCACCTCCTCATCCTCAAAACCG GCCTGGGAGTGGACCCGGTCCCTGCCGGAGCGCACCCCGAGGTGGCTCCGGCCGGTGTACCGGAGGCATTTCCCGCTGAGAAGCGGCCGGGGGGCTCGTGGCCGGAGGGGGGACGGCTGGGGGGTCCGATGGAGCGCCGGCACACCATCTGCAGCCTGGACTGGCgagcggcgcggggcgggcaggAAGGCCGGCAGGGCGGCAGCctggagcggcggcggggcggcagcTGGGAGCGGCGGCAGCGCGGGCGGCCCTCGGGCAGCTGGGAGCGACGGCAGCCCTGCGGCGGCAGCTGGGAGAGGCGACGGGCCGGCACTGCCGGCGGCAGCTGGGAGCGTGGCACGGGCTTCGGCAGCTGGGAGCGGCGGCACGCCGGCAGCAACCCCCTGGATCCCCAGGAGCCCTGCCCCGACGCCTACTCCAACCTCATCATCCTCGCCGTGCCCAACAGG GATGCCGCCGAGGAGTCCTGCGCGCTCATCTGCCAGGTCTTCCAGATCATCTACGGGGACCAGAGCATCGAGTGCGTGGACCGCGCCGGGTACCACTACACCTCCACGCCCACGCGGCCCTGGCTCTCCAGCAGGA GCGAGAGCTGCCGCACAGACGGGACGTACGGCTACGATGCCgacttcagctgctgcagctcttt CAACGGCTCCCATGAAACCTTCGAAGCGTATTACAGCGGTGCCTCCTCGCCCTCCTTCCACCGATCCCACCACAGCCTGGCCACCGCCTGCAGCGGCAGCGACCAGAGCGGCgcggggctggagcagctgcaggacTACATGGTGACG CTGCGCAACAAGCTGTCACCGCAGGAGATCCAGCAGTTCGCCCTCCTGCTCCGGGAGTATCGCCTGGGCACGCCAGTGCGGGAGTATTGCGCCGAGCTCCTGCGCCTCTATGGGGACCGCAGGAAATTTCTCCTCCTGG GAATGAGGCCCTTCATCCCTGACCAAGACATCGGGTACTTTGAGACCTTCCTGGAGAGCATCGGCATCCGCGAGGGCGGGATCCTCACCGACAGCTTCGGACGCATCAAGCGCAGCATGAGCAACACGTCAGCCTCGGCCGTGCGCAGCTACGACAGCTGGTCCCTGCGCTCCGAGTCCGAGTCCTTCAACCGCATGATCACGGACATCACCCACGACATCGAGGCGCTGGCGcgggatgaggaagaggaggaggaggaggaggaagaggacaaCTACCTGTGA